In Chryseobacterium gotjawalense, the following are encoded in one genomic region:
- the clpX gene encoding ATP-dependent Clp protease ATP-binding subunit ClpX, with translation MNSNQCSFCGKKRNEVQMLISGNDGFICEECIEQAHGIVKETSASAGSASTEKIEDLKKPKEIKEFLDQYVIGQDQAKKQLSVAVYNHYKRLLHAKDENREVEIEKSNVIMIGETGTGKTLLAKSIARELNVPFCIVDATILTEAGYVGEDVESILSRLLMVADYDVEKAEKGIVFIDEIDKIARKSDNPSITRDVSGEGVQQGLLKLLEGSIVNVPPQGGRKHPDQKYIQVNTQNILFIAGGAFDGIKEIIERRLNKQAIGFSAEKLNKIEEEEYILSQLNAIDLRKFGLIPELLGRFPIITYLDKLTKETMIRIMKEPKNSIVNQFVELFKMDGVELKFTDDGLESIVEETMDKGLGARGLRGTTEKVLEDYMFNIAAQKKVVINRENTLF, from the coding sequence TCAAACCAATGCTCTTTTTGTGGAAAAAAACGAAATGAAGTGCAAATGCTAATTTCTGGAAATGACGGTTTTATTTGCGAAGAATGCATCGAACAAGCACACGGCATCGTGAAGGAAACCAGCGCATCAGCTGGTTCTGCTTCTACAGAAAAGATAGAGGATTTAAAAAAGCCGAAAGAAATAAAAGAGTTCTTGGATCAATATGTGATTGGCCAGGATCAGGCAAAAAAGCAGCTGTCGGTCGCAGTCTATAATCATTATAAAAGGTTGTTGCATGCAAAAGACGAGAACCGCGAGGTAGAAATCGAAAAATCAAATGTCATCATGATTGGTGAAACAGGTACAGGAAAAACGCTTTTGGCAAAGTCGATTGCAAGAGAATTGAATGTGCCTTTCTGTATTGTAGATGCAACCATTCTTACTGAAGCCGGTTATGTTGGCGAGGATGTCGAAAGTATTTTATCCAGACTTTTAATGGTAGCTGATTATGACGTAGAAAAAGCAGAGAAAGGAATCGTTTTTATTGATGAGATCGATAAAATTGCACGTAAATCAGACAATCCAAGTATTACCCGAGATGTGTCCGGTGAAGGGGTACAACAGGGTTTGTTGAAATTATTAGAAGGAAGCATCGTAAATGTTCCACCGCAAGGCGGTAGAAAACATCCTGACCAAAAATACATCCAGGTTAATACTCAGAATATTCTGTTTATTGCAGGGGGCGCTTTTGATGGTATCAAAGAAATTATTGAACGTAGGTTGAATAAACAGGCGATCGGTTTCAGTGCAGAAAAATTGAATAAAATAGAGGAGGAAGAATATATCTTAAGCCAACTGAATGCGATTGATTTGCGGAAGTTCGGTCTGATTCCTGAACTTTTAGGAAGGTTTCCGATCATTACCTATCTTGATAAGTTAACCAAAGAAACGATGATTCGGATTATGAAAGAACCTAAGAACTCGATTGTTAATCAGTTTGTAGAATTGTTTAAGATGGATGGTGTAGAACTGAAGTTTACCGATGATGGTCTGGAAAGTATCGTGGAAGAGACTATGGATAAGGGACTTGGAGCACGAGGACTTCGTGGGACAACCGAAAAGGTACTCGAAGATTACATGTTCAATATTGCTGCTCAAAAAAAAGTGGTAATAAACCGTGAAAACACCCTTTTTTAG